The sequence agcgggatgcaggggggttaaagaggccaggtctcatatctgcagcggaataaaaattccgctgtgggtatgtaaccccataggccttcactataccaggatccgcagcggatctcgctgcaaactcgcagcgtgaaatccgctgcggatccggtacgtgtgaaagcATCCTAAaacaatattctaggttcttcaaagtagccactttttgctttgattcctgctttgcacactcttggcattctcttgatgagcttcatgaggtagtcacctgaaatggtcttccaatagtcttgaaggagttcccagagatgcttggcacttgttggcccttttgccttcattctgcggtccagctcaccccaaaccatctggattgggttcaggtctggtgactgtggaggccaggtcatctggtgtagcacccatcactctccttcttggtcacataGCCATTACACAGCTTGgaggtgtttggggtcattgtcctgttaaagaataaatgatggtccaactaaaggCAAactggatggaatagcatgctgctgcaatatatagtatatcactTTCCTTCTAGCTGATCTGGATATATGAGGTCACATGACAGGCCACTCACATAAGGCAATTATATACAAATAGAGCATTTTATAAACAATTATATTGTTGCAGATACTTGACATATTTCTATGACTGGTTTCCTGATTTAGTCGCTGACCATCCTCATCCAGAATGGAGGCAGTGAAGCAGGTTTATCTTCTCTTCATCTGTCAAGGTAAATAGTCTCACAATTCCAGAACAATAGGATAGAATGAAATTCTGTGACTCCAGCCTCATGTTGTGTCATTGTCTCCAGGCTTCTATCTGGGCTCCGTATGTCAGCGATGGACGTTCCCTTATACAATCACTGCTCTGATTGGCTCCTGTGTGGAGATTCCTTGTACATATGATCCTGTCGGGACCTCAGGAGCGTCCAGCACTGTATGGTACTTGTATGACTCTGTGCGGTATCCACAGATCCTAAACACCAAGGATTCATCTTCAGTAATGGAGGAATACAGAAACCGAACCTCACTGGTACCAGGGAATAATAGCTGCACCCTGCGGATAGATCCTGTGAGAAGAGAAGATGGCGGCAAATATTATTATCCAGGAATAGCAGAGGATATAAATATAAATGCGTATGAGGAACAAACTAGAAGAGTTTATCTCTATTTCACAGGTAAATATATATAATGACTGATACCAGGAACCACTGGGAATCTTGTCTTCTATCATTATATTCACTGCTAACATATTTATTTCTATTAGATAgaattacagatgagcaaatgagttaaaaattaaaatcatGAGATTTGCGCATATTCGGTCAGATTTGTGAATATTCGTGAATCTCATTTAATTGAATCTCAATAAAACAGCCGAACCATTGTAGCTGTTTGAGTCTCTCTGTTCCCTGATAAGGGTCCTGGCCAGGCTCAGCTTCAATGTAGAAGGAACTCTCTCAGCCTTTGTCTTCGTCCCTCCCCACCTTTACTGTCAAAAGACCTtgcaccaggaactaacctcccttttataaGGGTACCTgtgttgtgattggtggggctgtggggAAAACATGTATCAGCCCTTTCTCTTATAACACATTCCCTTTGTGCCATACCTGGCAAAGATACTTTATTCAGGTGGAATAAAACTTGTACTGGGATATTACAATTGTAATGTGGCAGCACAATCAGGGGAAatattgtatactgtacctagaaGGCCCTTGAACAGACACctggaagtggcagcaccagcacTTGTATAGAATTAGACAGGCCTAGAATAGACATCCGGAAGTGGCAGCACTCCGACTTTCTTTTACCCAGTGTAAACGGTAAATTCCTGTAACCTGATAGTTGAGCTGAATAAGCCATCCaactgataagaaaaaaaaataaaaaattcaaatgaACACCTGGTCAATTAGGATATACTTAAATAAACCAGAAACCCCCACCTACAAAAGCGCAGGGAGAATGCAATAGAGCCCAGATTCTAGAATGCTTTCTCTGATGTATTAAATAAAGAGTAGCAAATTTTACGACAACTTAAAGTTGGAGAAGATTTTACCACTATACTGTAACTTATGGCGCAAAATAATGTGTTCAAAAACCTTGCTGAAGCTGGGCCTCTGGCCTTTTCCAAGTCAAGCAtacagtactagagatgagcgaatttacagtaggaattgaGTGAATCGCTTTGTTTTTATCTGTATTCTGCTCTGTGCCGCTTCTCTCCGGGCGttgggaaaagctagatccagtcctggaaaacgtctcccagtttaccaggactggatccagcttttcctagcccccggggaggagcggcagaaCGCAGAacgcagataggaacaaagcaattCGATCCAttcttactgtaaattcactcatctctagtgcataCATACCGACACTGGGTTATTGATTCAACAAAGTGCAAGCCATTCATGCATCTCTTGGCGTGTTTGAGCTGTCTCCAGCTTAAATTAACTGGGACGGGGGATACCCCTGATGGAAAATCCTGTCTTGCACCGATGGGCTGTGCAGTGGTAGCTAAAGCCATTTGTTCTTCCCAGCAAGACGTAGAGTGGGGGTCCCAGTTCTTCCAGGCAGTGGGGTGGTGGCACTCCATATAGAAATGGTGCCCGGGTTTAAACCCAAACTCCGACCCACTTTATGGCCACATGTGCTGCAGACAGCTGCATGGTCTTTTCCGCCACTGACAGGGAAATACTGCCAGACCACTGACCACAGTGGGCAAACTACTAGCCTGCTTTAGAGTGCCACTGCTGTATTGAGGTACCGCTGAGTGCCTTGGCCTTGATGACGTCTACTGTCTGCCTCTTTATGCCTACCCTTGTTTCCTAGGTGCTGGGTCAATGGAAATTTGAGAGCTTCATCCCCTGATGATGTTACTGAGGATGTCAACTGTAGACCGAGATTCCATGTGGGATCTGTGACATTATCATCTCAACATTACATTCGAGTTCTTGATTGTCAGCACATTTCTCCAAAAGATCCCCAGAGTAGAGCAACTGATACTCTGGGGGGATCGCTAGGCTCGCCAGGAGCTTTCTTGCTGACGGCCCTGGCAAGTGGAAATGGGTCTGAGACACCACAGGAAATGGGGAAGAGAAAGCATACTGCCCTTCCCATTAAATGGTGGTGGCACTACTCTGGAACTACCCTTCATATGACTGCTGTCTCCAGGATTGGCTTCTGCCTGCCACTGTAGCTGGAACTTTGAAGGATTCAGTCAATAATCCCAGCCTGGCTGTTTTTCACCTGTCCACTAGGTGTAACGGGGAGCTCAAATCCTCCTTCAGTATGGTTAGGATCACCACTCCCAAAAGCCTGTGTTCCACTGGGACCACCTTGTGTGCCACCTTGGCCACTGACACTGGCCATACCCTTAAAATAGCCGGAATTTGTTTAGCTCACTTGGACATATTggtattttttgtttaattttagaAGGAGCAACATACATTTTTTAGGTGGTAGATAATACATATACCTTAATGAGGGGGTCACTGAGAACGGAAGGGGTTTAATACTTTATTATACAGGGGTTGGAATGGGTGTGATGAGGACTTGAATGTGGTTTATAAGATTTTttccatgttttattttttttttccagtacagCAGGAACTCCACTGAGCAGTAACACTGGATTCACTTCACCCAAAACACCAACAGACTGTTTTCACTGTACACTGACTTCACATTACCCACACTTTGGGATAtcaatgggttaacttcacccacagcacccacagactggattTACAAATTTAAATTTACAAAATGAGGCGAATAAAAGACATATAGACTGATTCTGTGAACTGGTGTGATTTGAAAGAAGCTTAGTAAAGGCCTCAGAGTGGCATGGCAACCAGTGGGCAGCTGACAGTTACATTGTGGGAGTTCCAGTGGGGCTTTTAGACCACAAGGGATGCAGGCCAAaaatctttaaccccttgattTCCGGGCCAGCAATATACCTTGCTGAAGATGGCACCCGTCATAAATTACTAACATTAGAGATCACTCTGCCAGTCATTCATTGTCATCTAACAGTTTTGACTTATGGGTCCAATCAACACCCATGCAAGGTACCGACAGTCCTGCCATGACAGATCAGCTGATATGGTTTGCCTCTAGCAGACGTTAATAAGCAGGGTGCTGAATTAAGTTTTTATTTGGTAAAACAAAAGTTTGGTATCATTTGGTTGGTACTGATATGACAAATGCAAATACATAGCCTCTGCAAAAATAGGTCCTGCTATGGCTCcatcagtgtgtggggggggggagttatgggtcttagagggtgaggaggaagagaagaggcccaaatTTTTAACTTGTTCAATAAAAGGCTAACTGCCATCATCATTACTGATCACATCACTTAAACAGTTGAATGATCAGCTTTGGAGCAAGGATATGTAGTGGGCCCAGGTTCTAAACCTgttatcaggggcgtaactaccactgtagcagccatagcagctgctatggggcacaCAGCATTAGGGGGCCCCTTGGTCTGCTCCTACAATACCCTGGGGCCCGCCTGAGCTGCCATCATTTGCAGCTCAAgttggccgagcaggcctcctgggatctgcaaatgtccctttaactgaaagcactgcaGTTAGGACTACACttcacggcttagtggtcagtcgggagggggcccaatcaaaagtttgctatggggcccagccatttctagttccACCACTGCCTGTGATTCAATTTTCTCATCCTCACATATTAAGAGCAATAACTCCTATTTATACATCAGAGAAATACAGAGAAATgtaaaggcttgttttttgcaggaccaattaATATCCTTCATTTTACCATTAAATGTACCAAGAAATGAAGAAGAAATTATACATAGTgttaaaatgagaaaacaaatcctctTGATGAAACATAAACTTGTGTTCTTTACCcaaagcagccaatcacagctcgtcCTTTATTTTACCAGATCTTGTTACTATGTGATACCTGAGATATGATTAGTAGCTATAGGCAAATTACACCAGTTTTGGTTTCACCTGAAATgatttatatttctttatttctaaTCTTTCTTCTGCTGATCAGTAGGATTACAGGAACTTAATTTATATAGTTTCTAAATCCTTTATATCCTTATTAAACACAATCTCTGATGGACGTATTTTaaaagagaagaagaaggagtAATGGTGTCTGATGTATAACATATAATTCCACAGATACAATGACTGTTCACCTTTCTGGATCTGGATATTTGACTGACGGAGAAGCCGCCactatgcgatgttctgcagaacatacatgtCGCTCCAGTCCTCCTTCTCTACAGTGGAACAAACCAGGAAAAGTTACACATCAGTCAGTAGTGGTTTCTGAAAATTCTTGGAAAGAAGAGTCAGAACTCACTTATATTGCCTCATATGAGGATGATGAGAGTCGTATTCAGTGCACGGCTACATATCCTAATGGAATAACAGCTGAAAGATCCATCACACTGAACATCAAATGTAAGTATTATATGTGACTGGGTACAGCGAAGAACACACTTCCCATTCTCTTACATACATATGTCGCCCTCAATACCATCTGTACGATTCTGGGGAACATgggacaccctgataattttttttttttttttttttttttattatttagctgtttttcatcattttttgtaCTTaaatgttacatatgacatgttatcgttatttgtCAGGTTGGTacaattacagcgatatccattttatatagcttttatggcatttatactataaaaactgtttatgtcttgcatattgtaagagctgtaatacttttattttttattcgcCAATGGAGgacttttttttgcggcataagcagacatttttagtggtacaccttttgggttcATGTGAcgtttttatagcttttttttctatattttgtagGGGAcgagatttacaaaaaaaaatggcattttggttagtttttttatttatgtttttacgGCGTTAATCTagcaggataattaatgtaacgggttaatagacggggtcatagtggatgcagcgataccaaatatgtgtatttcatttataggggatcatttataaaggggggattgGGATtgtgtacatttatttttttattttatttaattttacttatttatttgtgtgttttacTTTCTCGGctacatatataatacattacaacaCATGAtttgtgctgtaatgcattatatattgtatgagctgtcagtgtcaggctatgttcacacaacatcaaaaattgagaaaaaaacgtcagattttgctattttaaaaaacggccgtttttgcagcaatttaactgacttcaatgcaattgcattgaagtcgatggaaagacggacgtcctatgcacacaatgcattgaaaaacggacatttttgccacggaagtcaaaataatgaacattattttcggacgtttttttgtaaatagcggacgttttttattagttcttcacacacagttcttcttttgtcacccttctttctccgtttttactattaaattcaatggatttttcaattaagccacaaccaaagggcaattagtaaccccaaactaaaataatgtgcaaacacccatcattccactaaggggatgccaggcttcgaaaaacatccgttattttagactcaaaataatggacgtcattttaaacggagctgaaaaaaacgttgtgtgaacatagccttaggctaaatTGTTCgatctagtaaaatataacaatatccaTACAGTGAAAAGCATAGatgaaaagagtaaaaaaaagacaggattgatgatatcaataaaaa is a genomic window of Dendropsophus ebraccatus isolate aDenEbr1 chromosome 12, aDenEbr1.pat, whole genome shotgun sequence containing:
- the LOC138769583 gene encoding B-cell receptor CD22-like isoform X2 — protein: MEAVKQVYLLFICQGFYLGSVCQRWTFPYTITALIGSCVEIPCTYDPVGTSGASSTVWYLYDSVRYPQILNTKDSSSVMEEYRNRTSLVPGNNSCTLRIDPVRREDGGKYYYPGIAEDININAYEEQTRRVYLYFTDTMTVHLSGSGYLTDGEAATMRCSAEHTCRSSPPSLQWNKPGKVTHQSVVVSENSWKEESELTYIASYEDDESRIQCTATYPNGITAERSITLNIKYAPKNMTVTIIGMDKVMEGSDVRLQCNSFSKFNVYNYEWYKGKEKSRLPETGREITVRNVTRDMEPYSCTARNYVGRGESALTHIPVLYAPTGVYITMKNESKFTALICDFLSSRPDVTHYTWMKGGAILHSERGKTLTLYNNGENNGQYSCIAHNKAGNASSVEVHVKRLG